The window TGAAGCTGTCGATCGCGCCGAGCGCGGCCTGATGGACGCGGATTTGGGAGGCGGTGTCATCAAGCAACGTGTCGCGCGGCCCGGACAGGGACGCTCGGGCGGCTTTCGCGTTCTGATCGCTTACCGCGCGAAGACCCGCTCGGTGTTTCTGTTTGGCTTTGCCAAAAGCGCGCGCGGGAATGTCGAAGATGACGAACTCGCGACCGCGCGGGAGATCGCGCGGCTCTGGCTCGAAGCGGACGGGAAGGCTTTGGCGAAGGCGCTTTCGGAAGGCATTATTGAGGAGGTAGACCATGGCAAAGAAGAAAAAAGTTAGCCCGCTGGCGAAGGCCCTGCTGGAAACGGCGGGCGACATGCGGAAGGCCGGGCTCATGGACAAGGCCACCCACGAGAAGATCACCCTGCGGCATTTGGGAGCGACAGGCGCGCCCAAGGCCCTTCCGATTACAGGGCCGCAAATCCGGGCCATGCGCGAACGGGCTCAATTGAGCCAGGCGGTGTTCGCCCGCTATCTCAATCTGACCGTGGGTTACGTCTCGCAGTTGGAGCGCGGCGCGAAACAGCCGACCGGCGCGGCACTGGCCTTGCTCAACGTGATCAAGCGAAAGGGGATCGACGCTATTCTTTAGTGGCCGCGATCAACCGGGACGTCGAACAGTTTTGCCTCGAAATACTGAATTGCGGTGACGGCACGACCAGCCGCGCTTTCGCGGCACCATATCGCAAGCTGCGCAAGCGCGGGTTGAAGCCGCTCGAACCGGAAAGCCGTTGACGCGTGCTATGGTCGAATTTGAAACGTGAATTAAGTGCGCTGGCACCGTAATTCTCCTACCATCATGCCGACGATTCATTCGAAAGGGCTTTGACGTGCCATTGTGCTGGATTTGCAATAAAGAGCCAGGAACGACCGGCGAGCATCGCTTGAAGCGATCCGATATAAAGGAGCAGCTTGACGACAACGTGTCGTTGCATTTTCATACTGACGCGCGCCGGAATCTCAAGCTACAGAGTTCAAATGCGAAGCGGCTTAAATTCGAGCCCTCAATATGCAATAGCTGCAACAGCGCAAGAACCCAACCGCATGATCTTGCTTGGCAACAATTATCGGCGGTTCTCCGGAGGAGAAAGTCCCCACTTAAAACAGGCGATGTCATTCGGGCGAACAGAATTTTTCCCTACATGACATCTGCCGAGATGCGGAACGTACATCTTTTCTTTGTTAAGTGGCTTGGATGCGAAATTGTCGAAAGCTGCATTCCGATTCAACCTCCAATCGAAACGCTTTCGGAGGCAATCATGGACGGAAAGCCGCACCCGAATATCTGGCTGGCATTCGGCGTCGCGCAACGCGATGCGGATTGGGTCGGAGCTTCTGTCGTCGACGCCGCATCTTTTAATGGCCGGGCGAAGCACGATTACCTTTGCCGAATTTATGAGGTGGGAATGTTAAGCGTTCGGGTGAGGCTGTCCGGAATAAAATTGAAGGACGACTGGCATCCCTCTCCTAGCAACCGTTTCCTCATTACTGATCTTGAGGGAGCATAGACGAACTGGCGAGCAGAGCCCGTAGGATGGGTTGAGCACTCGCGAAACCCATCACCTTGCCGCGTGACATTGATGTTAGCACGATGACGGGACGACGTGATGGGTATCACTGCGCTCAACCCATCCTACGGGTTACTGCGCGTCTTTTACAGCGCAACGCTGGTATGGCGTGCCGTCGATTTTGAGTGCGCTCTTTTGACCTGGCGAAAGCCTAATGGTCGCCTTTTGCCCTTCGATTCCCTTTGTGAAGTATTCCCAAAACTCAAAGCACGTTACAGATAAATTCGTTCCGTCTCCGACAACAGATTTCCGCTCTATCCGACAGTGATTTTCGTATTGGTCGAAGATCGGAGCGGGTTTGCCATCGATAACATTGCCTAGGTCGATTAGCGTCCTGCTATTCGGATCTTCTTCGTCGAGACATTCTGCTTGGGTTTTGGCCCAAATTCCTTCAAATAGCTCTGCTGCGCACAAGGGTGTTTGCGACGCTAATGCGAGGATGAAAAACGCCCCGAATACGTCTCGCCCAATCGTCGTAGTTGTCCGCATATACCAGCTCCCGTTAGGGACTTTGCGGCATTTTCCTGAAGGCAGCAAGATGCCCCGCCAGCCGCCCGTAAAGGTGACCTTCGACACCAACAC is drawn from Bradyrhizobium lablabi and contains these coding sequences:
- a CDS encoding type II toxin-antitoxin system RelE/ParE family toxin; translated protein: MRIFKTKPFSRFARRERISDAALREAVDRAERGLMDADLGGGVIKQRVARPGQGRSGGFRVLIAYRAKTRSVFLFGFAKSARGNVEDDELATAREIARLWLEADGKALAKALSEGIIEEVDHGKEEKS
- a CDS encoding helix-turn-helix domain-containing protein, translating into MDKATHEKITLRHLGATGAPKALPITGPQIRAMRERAQLSQAVFARYLNLTVGYVSQLERGAKQPTGAALALLNVIKRKGIDAIL